In Mucilaginibacter celer, one DNA window encodes the following:
- a CDS encoding plasmid mobilization protein: MEEKAENRCRWLNIRLKPEEYKTLETRLGKTTFQTMSEYHRALLMGKPVTVLTRDQSMDEVLQELVLLRKELNPIGNNLNQAVRNINAAHGFPDPRLWSTLLEVIHGKLEPAMSEIRDRMKNYADLWLQKLKAEKA; encoded by the coding sequence ATGGAAGAGAAAGCAGAAAACAGGTGCCGTTGGCTGAACATAAGGCTAAAGCCCGAGGAATACAAAACACTGGAAACACGCTTGGGAAAAACAACTTTTCAAACCATGAGCGAATACCACAGGGCGCTTTTGATGGGCAAGCCGGTAACCGTGCTGACCCGTGACCAGTCCATGGACGAAGTACTTCAGGAGCTGGTCCTGCTCCGGAAAGAATTGAACCCTATTGGCAATAATCTCAACCAGGCCGTGAGGAATATAAATGCCGCGCATGGCTTCCCGGATCCCCGGCTCTGGTCGACATTGCTTGAAGTTATCCATGGAAAACTGGAGCCCGCCATGAGTGAGATCCGGGACCGGATGAAAAATTACGCGGATTTATGGTTGCAAAAATTAAAAGCGGAAAAAGCCTGA
- a CDS encoding NAD-dependent epimerase/dehydratase family protein, whose product MKKDRILIIGACGQIGTELTMALMKQYGPEYIIAADILPEAPGLKNYICLDVLDHPRLENVVREYSVTQIYLLAAMLSAKGEMQADTAWKLNVQSLLSVLKIARSNEVEKVFWPSSIAVFGPGAPRYNCPQHTAAEPLTVYGISKKAGEYWCNYYFEKYGVDVRSIRFPGLISHAIAPGGGTTDYAVEIFHGALKNGRYDCFLEEDNCLPMMYMPDAVRAILELMRVPKEKISIRTSYNLSAMSFAPCDLAAEIKKHLPDFRISYVPDYRNVIARGWPGSIKDDAARLDWQWRPEYDLQTMTADMFEHLSDKRGNGLPKPPMAKQDYPDFPIDNYVFTQSV is encoded by the coding sequence ATGAAAAAAGACAGGATTCTTATTATTGGTGCCTGTGGCCAGATCGGCACCGAGCTAACGATGGCCTTAATGAAACAATATGGTCCCGAGTATATCATTGCAGCCGATATCCTTCCTGAAGCGCCGGGATTGAAGAATTATATCTGCCTTGACGTACTGGATCATCCGCGGTTGGAAAATGTTGTCCGTGAGTACAGCGTAACTCAGATTTACCTGCTGGCGGCCATGCTTTCCGCAAAAGGGGAAATGCAGGCTGATACGGCCTGGAAACTGAATGTTCAAAGTCTGCTGTCTGTTTTGAAGATCGCCAGATCGAATGAAGTGGAGAAAGTGTTCTGGCCGAGCAGTATAGCTGTTTTTGGCCCAGGGGCACCCAGGTATAATTGCCCGCAGCATACGGCAGCGGAACCTCTTACGGTTTACGGGATCAGCAAGAAGGCCGGGGAATACTGGTGTAATTATTACTTTGAAAAATATGGCGTCGATGTCAGAAGTATCCGTTTCCCCGGATTAATTTCCCATGCGATTGCGCCGGGTGGCGGCACTACCGACTATGCGGTTGAAATATTTCACGGAGCATTGAAAAATGGCCGCTACGATTGTTTCCTGGAAGAAGATAACTGCCTGCCTATGATGTACATGCCGGATGCTGTCCGGGCAATACTGGAGTTGATGAGGGTCCCTAAAGAAAAGATCAGTATCAGAACCTCTTATAACCTCTCGGCAATGAGTTTTGCCCCCTGCGATCTGGCCGCGGAAATCAAAAAACACCTGCCGGACTTCAGGATCAGTTACGTACCGGATTACCGGAACGTGATAGCTCGCGGCTGGCCTGGCAGCATTAAAGATGACGCGGCCCGGCTCGACTGGCAATGGCGGCCTGAATATGACCTCCAAACGATGACAGCGGACATGTTCGAGCATTTGTCGGATAAAAGAGGCAACGGCCTGCCAAAGCCGCCCATGGCAAAACAGGATTATCCTGATTTTCCGATCGATAACTATGTATTTACCCAGTCTGTTTAA
- a CDS encoding sigma-70 family RNA polymerase sigma factor translates to MRNLQITPNIAHRDNASVEIYFSEINREGLIDADEEAILGARIKQGDKAALERMVRSNLRFVVSVAKKYQHQGLPLSDLISEGNLGLIKAAQRFDETRGFKFISFAVWWIRQSIGAAIIENARMIRLPMNKIHEITRINRAIAEIEQETLREPTMEQLAQHLQRSKEQIRDALYSAPWTFSYDMPSGGEDVSLLDRLPEDVPPPDHILVAESERTAMDELLSGLSDRERKIIELSYGITGGHEMNPTEISKQLDMSAERIRQLRNTAIDKLRASVKTLTAAADLN, encoded by the coding sequence ATGCGGAACCTGCAAATTACCCCCAATATTGCCCACCGGGACAATGCTTCCGTCGAAATTTACTTCAGTGAAATAAACAGAGAGGGCCTGATCGACGCGGATGAAGAAGCCATTTTGGGTGCACGGATAAAACAAGGCGACAAAGCCGCCCTTGAGCGGATGGTCCGGAGTAACCTCCGCTTTGTCGTTTCGGTGGCAAAAAAATACCAGCACCAGGGATTGCCGCTGAGCGACCTGATCAGCGAAGGGAATTTAGGCCTGATCAAAGCGGCGCAACGCTTTGACGAAACAAGAGGTTTCAAATTTATTTCTTTCGCGGTATGGTGGATCAGACAAAGTATCGGTGCTGCCATTATAGAAAATGCCCGGATGATCCGTTTGCCGATGAATAAGATCCACGAGATTACCAGGATCAACAGGGCGATCGCGGAAATCGAGCAGGAGACGCTGAGAGAGCCGACGATGGAACAACTTGCTCAGCATTTACAAAGGTCAAAGGAACAGATCAGGGACGCTTTATATAGCGCCCCCTGGACTTTCTCTTATGACATGCCTTCCGGCGGCGAAGATGTTTCTTTACTGGACCGGCTTCCGGAGGATGTGCCGCCACCCGATCATATATTGGTGGCGGAGTCGGAGCGTACCGCCATGGATGAGCTCCTTTCCGGCCTGTCAGACCGGGAGCGGAAAATCATCGAATTGAGCTATGGCATAACCGGCGGGCATGAAATGAACCCGACTGAAATATCCAAACAGCTGGACATGAGTGCTGAGCGGATCAGGCAGCTGCGAAATACGGCAATTGATAAACTTAGAGCCTCGGTGAAAACGTTGACAGCAGCAGCAGATCTTAATTAA
- a CDS encoding helix-turn-helix domain-containing protein has translation MNKITFEELPEMVGRLFAKLEKIEALLKGQKANEQDPDEMLTVDQAAVFLDLAVPTLYSKVSRREIPVCKPGKRLYFSKSELTEYKKGGRHQTVNQMLDEYQVIPKVLKRRSKRFSGGYGR, from the coding sequence ATGAATAAAATTACTTTTGAAGAGCTGCCTGAAATGGTAGGCAGACTATTTGCCAAATTAGAAAAGATCGAGGCCCTGCTGAAGGGGCAAAAAGCAAATGAACAAGATCCTGACGAGATGCTGACCGTCGACCAGGCTGCTGTCTTTCTTGACCTGGCAGTACCAACGCTTTACAGCAAGGTCAGCCGCCGTGAGATTCCTGTATGCAAGCCGGGTAAACGGCTTTATTTCAGCAAATCGGAGTTGACTGAGTACAAAAAAGGTGGTCGTCATCAAACCGTAAACCAAATGCTTGATGAGTACCAAGTGATTCCAAAAGTATTGAAACGTCGCTCCAAACGCTTTTCAGGAGGATACGGACGCTAA
- the pckA gene encoding phosphoenolpyruvate carboxykinase (ATP), with protein sequence MVYSFLKNKVHYQLPADQLVLQILERGEGALSNTGALLIRTGEFTGRSPDDKFIVRDAVTEDTVHWNRFNNAMPTACFLALEKDLLAYLGSKEEVWMRDVFACADEKYRLSIRMINELPASSHFAANMFICPQPEELLGMKPEWQVIHAPGFQADPLRHGTRKGNFTVVSFSHKKILIGGTGYTGEIKKGVFTILNYLLPLGHGVLPMHCSANVGKRGDTALFFGLSGTGKTTLSSDPARELIGDDEHGWDEAGVFNFEGGCYAKIIDLSEQREPEIYSAVRAGALVENAGFLPGTNGIDFKSREITENTRVSYPLNFISNARIPSVTGIPQNIFFLTCDAYGVLPPISKLTPEQAMFYYINGYTAKVAGTEVGVMEPQITFSSCFGAPFLPLHPDFYAGMFRAKIEESGAAVWMINTGWTGGPYGTGQRISLTYTRAMLSAALGGELDDVVFSCHPLFGLWVPQFCPGVPAELLNPRDTWEDALAYDRAAVSLLAQFAENYERNRSPSAQTVGSAL encoded by the coding sequence ATGGTCTATTCATTCTTGAAAAATAAAGTTCACTACCAGTTACCCGCCGATCAGTTAGTTCTGCAAATCCTGGAAAGAGGCGAGGGGGCATTAAGCAATACGGGGGCACTGCTCATCCGTACCGGGGAATTTACAGGTCGTTCACCCGATGATAAGTTTATCGTCCGGGATGCCGTAACGGAAGATACTGTACACTGGAACAGGTTTAATAACGCTATGCCGACAGCATGCTTCCTTGCGCTGGAAAAAGATCTTTTGGCCTACCTCGGGTCTAAGGAAGAGGTATGGATGCGCGATGTTTTCGCCTGTGCCGACGAAAAATACCGGTTATCTATTCGAATGATCAATGAACTGCCAGCATCCAGTCATTTCGCCGCAAACATGTTTATCTGCCCGCAGCCAGAAGAACTTTTGGGGATGAAACCTGAATGGCAGGTCATTCACGCCCCAGGCTTTCAAGCGGATCCGCTGAGGCATGGCACCAGGAAAGGCAACTTTACTGTGGTATCCTTCAGCCACAAAAAAATCCTGATAGGTGGCACCGGTTATACAGGTGAGATCAAAAAAGGGGTGTTTACAATATTGAATTACCTGCTGCCTTTAGGTCATGGCGTATTGCCGATGCACTGCAGCGCGAACGTGGGAAAACGGGGTGACACGGCTTTGTTTTTCGGGCTTAGCGGCACAGGTAAGACGACACTGAGTTCGGATCCCGCCAGGGAGCTCATCGGAGATGACGAACATGGCTGGGACGAAGCCGGGGTTTTTAATTTTGAAGGCGGCTGTTACGCAAAAATCATTGACCTGTCGGAGCAGCGGGAGCCGGAGATCTATTCGGCAGTCAGGGCCGGGGCACTTGTGGAAAACGCGGGATTCCTGCCTGGGACGAATGGGATTGACTTTAAATCCCGGGAAATCACGGAAAATACGCGCGTCAGTTACCCTTTAAATTTTATCTCAAATGCCAGGATCCCTTCAGTGACAGGAATACCGCAAAATATATTTTTTCTGACCTGTGATGCCTATGGCGTTTTACCACCGATCAGTAAACTGACGCCGGAACAGGCGATGTTTTATTATATCAATGGATATACCGCTAAAGTTGCCGGGACCGAAGTAGGTGTCATGGAGCCCCAGATAACTTTCAGCTCCTGTTTTGGCGCGCCATTCCTGCCCCTGCATCCCGATTTTTACGCCGGAATGTTCAGAGCTAAAATTGAAGAAAGTGGTGCGGCGGTCTGGATGATCAACACCGGCTGGACGGGCGGACCCTATGGAACGGGTCAACGGATTTCCCTAACCTATACAAGGGCCATGCTTTCTGCTGCGCTGGGCGGCGAACTCGATGACGTCGTTTTTAGCTGTCACCCGCTGTTCGGGCTTTGGGTGCCGCAGTTCTGTCCCGGTGTGCCCGCTGAATTACTAAATCCGCGTGACACCTGGGAAGATGCTTTGGCCTATGACCGCGCGGCCGTTTCACTGCTAGCGCAGTTTGCGGAGAACTATGAAAGAAACCGTTCCCCGTCTGCGCAAACAGTAGGTTCAGCCCTTTGA
- a CDS encoding ParA family protein — MGKIITIAHQKGGVGKSTMAINLALCFRDQLKVALVDSDLQGSIYHVRDDFPGLDILLAEQVSVIPTLDYDLIIVDTPPYLSNKLADLFLISDFVLVPTKAGFFDVMAIRATLALVRFAKAKNTALKAGIVLNMVKPRSGVTRDVTALLESLGTPLLATMIHDRVSITRSAITTGVINGTDLKAKNELTALAGEIVDLIST; from the coding sequence ATGGGAAAGATCATCACGATTGCCCACCAGAAGGGTGGGGTAGGAAAGAGCACAATGGCCATCAACCTTGCCTTGTGTTTTCGGGACCAATTGAAGGTTGCCCTCGTCGATTCGGATTTACAGGGCAGTATATATCATGTCAGGGACGATTTTCCGGGTTTGGATATTTTATTAGCGGAGCAGGTCAGTGTTATTCCGACGCTGGATTATGACCTCATTATTGTCGATACCCCGCCTTATTTATCCAATAAGCTGGCTGATCTTTTTTTGATTTCGGATTTTGTGCTGGTGCCGACCAAGGCGGGCTTTTTTGATGTGATGGCGATCCGGGCGACCCTTGCGCTGGTCAGATTCGCGAAGGCTAAAAACACAGCCCTGAAAGCCGGGATTGTTTTGAATATGGTCAAGCCCCGGTCCGGTGTTACCAGAGATGTAACAGCGTTGCTGGAAAGCCTTGGCACCCCGTTGTTAGCCACGATGATACATGACCGTGTGAGCATCACCAGGTCCGCGATTACGACCGGGGTAATTAACGGGACCGATTTGAAAGCCAAAAATGAGCTTACCGCGCTGGCCGGGGAAATCGTTGACCTGATCAGTACATAA
- the fbp gene encoding class 1 fructose-bisphosphatase: protein MTRVITLGQFIIEKQADFPYAKGELSRLLRDIGIAAKIVNREVNKAGLMDILGKAGSTNIQGEQQQKLDLYADQQFIAALKSGGECCIVASEENEHIIRLDTDVSKNAKYIVAIDPLDGSSNIDVNVPVGTIFSIYRRKSNEGSPGLKDVMQKGTEQVAAGYIIYGSSTMLVYTTGRGVNGFTLDPSIGEFCLSHPNMQIPETGTIYSINEGNYVHFPQSVKDYIKYCQVEDTQTNRPYASRYIGSMVADLHRNLIKGGIFIYPVTSRAPSGKLRLVYECNPMAFLIEQAGGRATNGHQRILELDIHELHQRSPIFIGSKNMVEKAESFNLIQPELQSC from the coding sequence ATGACCAGGGTGATTACTTTAGGCCAGTTCATCATTGAAAAACAGGCGGATTTTCCATACGCCAAAGGCGAGCTTTCCCGCTTGCTGCGGGATATCGGGATCGCCGCCAAGATCGTTAACCGGGAGGTAAACAAAGCGGGATTAATGGACATCCTCGGCAAGGCCGGCAGTACCAATATCCAGGGTGAACAGCAGCAAAAGCTGGACCTGTATGCTGACCAGCAATTTATCGCCGCGCTTAAAAGCGGCGGCGAATGCTGTATCGTCGCTTCAGAAGAAAACGAGCACATTATCAGGCTCGATACGGATGTCTCCAAAAATGCTAAGTATATCGTGGCGATCGATCCTTTGGACGGCTCCTCAAATATCGACGTCAACGTACCCGTAGGAACGATCTTTTCCATTTATCGAAGAAAATCAAATGAAGGAAGTCCCGGATTAAAAGATGTCATGCAAAAGGGCACGGAACAGGTTGCCGCGGGCTATATTATTTACGGCTCCTCTACTATGCTGGTCTACACGACCGGCAGGGGCGTAAACGGTTTTACCCTCGATCCTTCCATCGGGGAGTTTTGCCTCTCCCACCCCAACATGCAGATACCGGAAACGGGGACGATTTATTCCATCAATGAAGGAAATTATGTTCATTTCCCGCAAAGCGTGAAAGATTACATCAAATACTGCCAGGTCGAGGATACGCAGACAAACCGGCCCTACGCATCGCGTTATATCGGTTCCATGGTCGCTGACCTGCACCGTAACCTGATCAAAGGGGGCATATTTATTTACCCTGTTACGTCCCGCGCGCCATCCGGCAAGTTACGTCTGGTATACGAGTGCAATCCAATGGCTTTCCTAATCGAGCAGGCCGGGGGAAGGGCAACCAATGGTCATCAAAGGATACTCGAACTTGACATCCATGAACTGCACCAGCGCTCTCCGATTTTTATCGGATCGAAGAACATGGTCGAGAAAGCGGAAAGTTTTAACTTAATCCAACCTGAACTGCAATCATGCTAA
- a CDS encoding Lrp/AsnC family transcriptional regulator, whose amino-acid sequence MLKTEHRLDKIDLGILKLLEKDARLTHKEIAHAMSLSITPIHARIRKLQEEGYIRRYTAIVNHKMVGKGLIAYTQVQLKEHSQESLRAFMDATIKLPEVMECYHMTGAFDFLLRIAIRDMDEYNKVLIEKLSKLPDVGNMQSFFVMSEAKHETAYMFEGT is encoded by the coding sequence ATGCTAAAAACCGAACACCGCCTGGATAAGATAGATCTGGGGATTTTAAAGTTGCTGGAGAAAGACGCCAGACTTACGCACAAGGAGATCGCCCATGCAATGAGTTTATCCATAACACCAATTCACGCCAGGATAAGAAAATTACAGGAGGAGGGCTATATCCGGCGCTATACAGCAATAGTCAATCACAAAATGGTCGGCAAAGGCCTGATCGCCTATACACAGGTACAGCTGAAAGAACACTCCCAGGAAAGTCTGAGAGCCTTTATGGATGCGACGATAAAGCTTCCCGAGGTTATGGAGTGTTACCACATGACGGGGGCATTCGACTTCCTGCTGCGGATCGCGATCCGGGATATGGACGAATACAATAAAGTACTGATTGAAAAACTGTCCAAATTGCCTGACGTGGGTAACATGCAAAGCTTTTTCGTCATGTCTGAAGCTAAACATGAAACGGCGTATATGTTCGAGGGGACATAG